A portion of the Gorilla gorilla gorilla isolate KB3781 chromosome X, NHGRI_mGorGor1-v2.1_pri, whole genome shotgun sequence genome contains these proteins:
- the EOLA1 gene encoding protein EOLA1 isoform X3 has translation MEAADHQGHGRPGALAKMKFGCLSFRQPYAGFVLNGIKTVETRWRPLLSSQRNCTIAIHIAHRDWEGDAWRELLVERLGMTPAQIQALLREGEKFGRGVIAGLVDIGETLQCPEDLTPDEVVELENQAVLTNLKQKYLTVISNPRWLLEPIPRKGGKDVFQSCSGVFCRIHRGSAGE, from the exons ATGGAAGCAGCAGACCATCAAG GCCACGGGAGGCCCGGGGCGCTTGCGAAGATGAAGTTTGGCTGCCTCTCCTTCCGGCAGCCTTATGCTGGCTTTGTCTTAAATGGAATCAAGACTGTGGAGACGCGCTGGCGTCCCCTGCTGAGCAGCCAGCGGAACTGTACCATCGCCATCCACATTGCTCACAGGGACTGGGAAGGCGATGCCTGGCGGGAGCTGCTGGTGGAGAGACTCGGGATGACTCCTGCTCAGATTCAGGCCTTGCTCAGGGAAGGGGAAAAGTTTGGTCGAGGAGTGATAGCGG GACTCGTTGACATTGGGGAAACTTTGCAGTGCCCCGAAGACTTAACTCCCGATGAGGTTGTGGAACTAGAAAATCAAGCTGTACTGACCAACCTGAAGCAGAAGTACCTGACTGTGATTTCAAACCCCAGGTGGTTACTGGAGCCCATACCTAGGAAAGGAGGCAAGGATGTATTCCAG
- the EOLA1 gene encoding protein EOLA1 isoform X6, producing the protein MEAADHQGHGRPGALAKMKFGCLSFRQPYAGFVLNGIKTVETRWRPLLSSQRNCTIAIHIAHRDWEGDAWRELLVERLGMTPAQIQALLREGEKFGRGVIAGLVDIGETLQCPEDLTPDEVVELENQAVLTNLKQKYLTVISNPRWLLEPIPRKGGKDVFQNP; encoded by the exons ATGGAAGCAGCAGACCATCAAG GCCACGGGAGGCCCGGGGCGCTTGCGAAGATGAAGTTTGGCTGCCTCTCCTTCCGGCAGCCTTATGCTGGCTTTGTCTTAAATGGAATCAAGACTGTGGAGACGCGCTGGCGTCCCCTGCTGAGCAGCCAGCGGAACTGTACCATCGCCATCCACATTGCTCACAGGGACTGGGAAGGCGATGCCTGGCGGGAGCTGCTGGTGGAGAGACTCGGGATGACTCCTGCTCAGATTCAGGCCTTGCTCAGGGAAGGGGAAAAGTTTGGTCGAGGAGTGATAGCGG GACTCGTTGACATTGGGGAAACTTTGCAGTGCCCCGAAGACTTAACTCCCGATGAGGTTGTGGAACTAGAAAATCAAGCTGTACTGACCAACCTGAAGCAGAAGTACCTGACTGTGATTTCAAACCCCAGGTGGTTACTGGAGCCCATACCTAGGAAAGGAGGCAAGGATGTATTCCAG
- the EOLA1 gene encoding protein EOLA1 isoform X5, whose amino-acid sequence MEAADHQGHGRPGALAKMKFGCLSFRQPYAGFVLNGIKTVETRWRPLLSSQRNCTIAIHIAHRDWEGDAWRELLVERLGMTPAQIQALLREGEKFGRGVIAGLVDIGETLQCPEDLTPDEVVELENQAVLTNLKQKYLTVISNPRWLLEPIPRKGGKDVFQVDIPEHLIPLGHEV is encoded by the exons ATGGAAGCAGCAGACCATCAAG GCCACGGGAGGCCCGGGGCGCTTGCGAAGATGAAGTTTGGCTGCCTCTCCTTCCGGCAGCCTTATGCTGGCTTTGTCTTAAATGGAATCAAGACTGTGGAGACGCGCTGGCGTCCCCTGCTGAGCAGCCAGCGGAACTGTACCATCGCCATCCACATTGCTCACAGGGACTGGGAAGGCGATGCCTGGCGGGAGCTGCTGGTGGAGAGACTCGGGATGACTCCTGCTCAGATTCAGGCCTTGCTCAGGGAAGGGGAAAAGTTTGGTCGAGGAGTGATAGCGG GACTCGTTGACATTGGGGAAACTTTGCAGTGCCCCGAAGACTTAACTCCCGATGAGGTTGTGGAACTAGAAAATCAAGCTGTACTGACCAACCTGAAGCAGAAGTACCTGACTGTGATTTCAAACCCCAGGTGGTTACTGGAGCCCATACCTAGGAAAGGAGGCAAGGATGTATTCCAGGTAGACATCCCAGAGCACCTGATCCCTTTGGGGCATGAAGTGTGA